Proteins co-encoded in one Bradyrhizobium sp. 170 genomic window:
- a CDS encoding DUF2155 domain-containing protein gives MLRTIALTGLAALIAATTTSLVPPAQAQIGNIFSDPPLRPPGAIPRGNQQQQPFPDDDEEVPELPRGRLLPTPNRPPPGQGAPPPGSFQSQPLAPPPGTTVAPQGTQPGVAVQPPQPGQPGVANVPPGQRQPPAKGVPQSPATLQPGDEVVSEPPATKITNKKASFSGLDKITGRIINFDEDIGETVQFGALRVKTSACYTRPSTEAANTDAFVEVDEITLQGEVKRIFSGWMYAASPGLHGVEHPVYDIWLTDCKGPDQTIVSAQPDPPKGAAAPPAAKRPPPPKQAAPRPPGLPPQPQFQQQPQQAPPPPPPPQQRPGGLFGGLFGN, from the coding sequence ATGCTTCGAACCATTGCCCTGACCGGTCTTGCGGCCCTGATCGCCGCCACCACGACCTCGCTTGTGCCGCCGGCGCAGGCGCAGATCGGCAATATCTTTTCCGATCCGCCGCTGCGGCCGCCGGGCGCCATTCCTCGCGGCAATCAGCAGCAGCAACCATTCCCCGACGACGACGAGGAAGTGCCGGAACTGCCGCGCGGCCGCCTGTTGCCGACCCCGAACCGTCCGCCGCCGGGGCAGGGCGCTCCGCCGCCAGGAAGCTTCCAGTCGCAGCCGCTGGCGCCGCCGCCGGGAACGACCGTCGCTCCCCAGGGCACGCAGCCGGGTGTTGCTGTTCAGCCGCCGCAGCCGGGCCAGCCGGGCGTCGCCAACGTGCCGCCGGGCCAGCGCCAGCCGCCAGCCAAGGGCGTGCCGCAATCGCCGGCGACGCTGCAGCCGGGCGACGAGGTCGTGTCCGAGCCGCCGGCCACCAAGATCACCAACAAGAAGGCGAGCTTCTCCGGCCTCGACAAGATCACCGGCCGCATCATCAATTTCGACGAGGATATCGGCGAGACGGTGCAGTTCGGCGCGCTGCGCGTGAAGACCAGTGCCTGCTACACGCGGCCATCGACGGAAGCCGCCAACACCGACGCCTTTGTCGAGGTCGACGAGATCACGCTGCAGGGCGAGGTGAAGCGGATCTTCTCGGGCTGGATGTACGCGGCAAGCCCCGGCCTGCATGGCGTCGAGCACCCGGTTTACGACATCTGGCTGACCGACTGCAAAGGCCCCGACCAGACCATCGTCAGCGCGCAGCCCGATCCGCCGAAGGGGGCGGCGGCGCCGCCGGCCGCCAAGCGTCCGCCGCCGCCGAAGCAGGCCGCGCCGCGTCCACCGGGACTACCGCCGCAGCCGCAGTTCCAGCAGCAGCCGCAGCAGGCTCCGCCGCCGCCACCCCCGCCGCAGCAGCGGCCGGGTGGACTGTTTGGCGGATTGTTCGGAAATTAA
- a CDS encoding AEC family transporter, which translates to MSAVLIVVPVFALIAAGYAAVALRFISPTAHKGISEFAFSIAIPALLFRIVVVAEFPAVNAFSVWGAYYGATAATWIVALLASSVLRQSRADGVVLAIGSIYGNIVMLGLPLTLSALGSQAAGSMALILSVNTPLLWLCGTLQMAWAERKPSESAPLLVLRAVREIARNPIMLALGFGFLWRLTGSGLHPVADKTLELLAQAGSPTALIALGINLFGFKIRGQALGMAVMCALKLLAMPAIAAILAFYVLALPPISAAVIVLFAAMPTGANAYIFSAQYGRLTEAVSGAVALGTVLAAVTLPVIVAFVTVALR; encoded by the coding sequence ATGAGCGCAGTGTTGATCGTCGTTCCGGTGTTCGCCTTGATTGCGGCCGGCTATGCCGCAGTTGCGCTGCGCTTTATCTCCCCGACGGCGCACAAGGGCATTTCCGAGTTCGCCTTCAGCATTGCCATTCCTGCGCTCCTGTTCCGGATCGTGGTCGTCGCGGAATTTCCCGCCGTCAACGCCTTTTCGGTGTGGGGCGCCTATTATGGGGCAACGGCGGCGACATGGATCGTCGCGCTTCTGGCGTCATCCGTTCTTCGGCAATCCCGGGCCGACGGCGTGGTCCTCGCGATCGGGTCGATCTACGGCAACATCGTGATGCTCGGCCTTCCCCTGACGTTGTCGGCGCTGGGAAGTCAGGCGGCCGGTTCGATGGCATTGATCCTGTCGGTCAACACGCCGCTGCTTTGGCTTTGCGGCACGCTGCAGATGGCATGGGCTGAGCGGAAGCCTTCCGAGTCAGCGCCGCTCCTGGTGCTGCGGGCGGTGCGCGAGATCGCGCGCAACCCGATCATGCTCGCGCTCGGCTTCGGCTTTCTCTGGCGCCTTACCGGATCGGGACTGCATCCCGTTGCGGACAAGACTTTGGAACTGCTGGCGCAGGCGGGTTCGCCCACGGCCTTGATTGCGCTCGGCATCAATCTCTTCGGATTCAAGATCAGGGGCCAGGCGCTCGGCATGGCCGTGATGTGCGCGCTCAAGCTGCTGGCGATGCCGGCCATTGCCGCGATCCTTGCGTTCTACGTCCTGGCCTTGCCGCCCATTTCTGCCGCTGTGATTGTCCTGTTTGCCGCGATGCCGACCGGCGCCAATGCCTACATCTTCTCGGCCCAGTACGGACGGCTCACCGAAGCCGTCTCGGGCGCGGTGGCGCTTGGCACGGTCCTGGCCGCGGTGACGTTGCCCGTCATCGTAGCCTTCGTGACGGTCGCGCTGCGCTAG
- a CDS encoding RidA family protein — MTRRKSIHIGEFKHANPIPNACRIGNLLMSGVILGRDATGKMPEKIEDQCANMFGHMKAIVEAGGGTTDDIIKMTVWLQDRTQRAPVNTEWLKMFPDEHSRPARHALQMDMENGALVQCDFTAVIG, encoded by the coding sequence ATGACACGGCGCAAGAGCATTCATATCGGCGAGTTCAAGCACGCCAATCCCATTCCGAACGCCTGCCGCATCGGCAATCTCCTGATGTCCGGTGTCATCCTCGGCCGCGACGCCACCGGCAAGATGCCGGAAAAGATCGAAGATCAGTGCGCCAACATGTTCGGCCACATGAAGGCGATCGTGGAAGCCGGCGGCGGGACCACCGACGACATCATCAAGATGACGGTGTGGCTGCAGGATCGCACGCAACGCGCACCGGTGAACACCGAATGGCTGAAAATGTTTCCCGATGAGCATTCCCGCCCCGCCCGCCACGCGCTGCAGATGGACATGGAGAACGGCGCGCTCGTGCAATGCGATTTCACCGCCGTGATCGGCTGA
- a CDS encoding nucleotidyl transferase AbiEii/AbiGii toxin family protein: MADEKSIDPALVEKDYWIMHCLHGLQQFGFVLQLKGGTSLSKGHQAIDRFSEDIDILIEPPPGHYVKTGPNQNKPAHVKTRKDFYDWLAQTIKIDGILKVERDTAFDDTPNYRSAGIRLNYESVTEALEGLREGVLLEVGFDTVAPNTPKDVSAWAYGYASDKVDIIDNRAKAVPCYDIGYTFVEKLQTVSTKFRKQQAGDGAPIEFMRHYYDIWSLLKRPEVQKFIGTEAYKVHKQTRFRQADNQNIAGNEAFVLNNSATRALYAKAYEDSGALYYADRPAFAEMMADIGKWISRL, from the coding sequence GTGGCGGACGAGAAGAGCATTGATCCGGCGCTGGTCGAAAAAGACTATTGGATCATGCACTGCCTCCATGGTCTCCAGCAGTTCGGATTCGTACTTCAGTTGAAGGGCGGCACGTCGCTGTCAAAGGGGCATCAGGCTATCGACCGGTTTTCGGAGGACATCGATATCCTCATCGAACCTCCGCCTGGTCACTACGTGAAAACGGGGCCCAATCAAAACAAACCGGCGCACGTCAAGACAAGAAAGGATTTCTACGACTGGCTCGCCCAGACGATCAAGATCGACGGCATTTTGAAGGTCGAACGCGATACGGCCTTTGATGACACGCCGAACTATCGGAGCGCGGGCATCAGATTGAATTACGAAAGCGTCACCGAAGCACTGGAGGGCCTGCGCGAAGGTGTCCTGCTCGAAGTCGGCTTCGATACTGTCGCTCCCAACACGCCGAAGGACGTCAGCGCCTGGGCCTACGGCTACGCCAGCGACAAGGTGGACATCATCGACAACCGGGCAAAAGCTGTCCCGTGCTACGATATCGGCTATACCTTCGTCGAAAAACTTCAGACTGTCTCGACCAAGTTTCGCAAGCAGCAGGCCGGCGATGGCGCCCCCATAGAGTTCATGCGCCACTACTACGATATCTGGAGTCTGCTGAAGCGCCCAGAAGTTCAGAAGTTCATCGGCACTGAGGCCTACAAGGTTCACAAGCAGACGCGCTTCCGGCAAGCTGACAACCAGAACATCGCCGGAAACGAGGCTTTCGTTCTCAACAACAGCGCAACGCGCGCGCTCTACGCCAAGGCGTATGAAGATAGCGGTGCGCTCTACTATGCCGACAGACCGGCCTTCGCAGAGATGATGGCCGATATCGGAAAGTGGATCAGCAGGCTTTAG
- a CDS encoding amidohydrolase family protein — protein MPTYLPFDPNPRRPSKLPPPKSIDSQFHVLGPLEKYPVRPGAAYQMPTATWEAALRVHKALGIERGIIVQTTTYGADHSVVLHALAAMGPNYRACANALVFAEADDAYLAKLHDAGVRGARFSFRQELGAVLSDKDFARAIARMRELGWYAKIQPEKDGIVSSVAKYENLDVPVLIDHMARPDPVRGKEDPNLQKMLELLSKGNFWVMLSLGEKTSKKGPPWDDVIPIARAYIEAAPDRCVWASDWPHPVSVVQPPNDADLLELLYRYAPDEAELRKILVTNPAKLFGFED, from the coding sequence ATGCCGACCTATCTCCCGTTCGATCCGAACCCGCGCCGTCCCTCAAAACTGCCGCCGCCGAAGAGCATCGACAGCCAGTTTCACGTGCTGGGTCCGCTGGAGAAATATCCGGTGCGGCCGGGCGCTGCCTACCAGATGCCGACCGCGACCTGGGAAGCCGCACTTCGCGTCCACAAGGCGCTCGGCATCGAGCGCGGCATCATCGTGCAGACCACGACCTATGGCGCCGATCATTCCGTGGTGCTCCACGCCCTCGCCGCGATGGGACCGAACTACCGCGCTTGCGCCAACGCGCTGGTGTTTGCCGAAGCCGACGATGCCTATCTCGCAAAGCTTCACGACGCCGGCGTGCGCGGCGCCCGATTCAGTTTCCGGCAGGAACTCGGCGCGGTGCTCTCGGACAAGGATTTTGCCCGCGCGATCGCGCGAATGCGCGAACTCGGCTGGTACGCAAAAATCCAGCCGGAGAAGGACGGCATCGTCTCCAGCGTCGCCAAATACGAAAACCTCGATGTACCCGTGCTGATCGATCACATGGCCCGTCCGGACCCTGTGCGCGGCAAGGAAGATCCGAATTTGCAAAAGATGCTGGAGCTTCTGTCGAAGGGCAATTTCTGGGTGATGTTGTCGCTCGGCGAAAAGACCTCGAAAAAGGGTCCACCCTGGGACGACGTCATTCCAATCGCGCGCGCCTATATCGAAGCCGCCCCCGACCGCTGCGTCTGGGCGAGCGACTGGCCGCACCCGGTTTCGGTGGTGCAGCCGCCCAACGACGCCGACCTGCTCGAACTGCTTTATCGCTACGCGCCCGATGAGGCGGAGCTGAGGAAAATCCTGGTGACCAATCCCGCCAAGCTGTTCGGCTTCGAGGACTAG
- a CDS encoding IclR family transcriptional regulator: MRMTNGRLRARGHEPLQGGQAIRRALAVLRTLAVGGERGVPLAEVVQATSLARPTVHRIVHVLIEEGIVERSDRTGNYVVGRQVPELALARPSRSPLLIAAEPHLAAVSAQLGDTLFLTLRTGLDTLCVARRIGSYPIQVLSIEVGVRRPLGVSSAGVAILAAMPAPEARKIVLANETRFGAYRTDTATVLGQIQLARRRGYNLRDVGLVQGTKSLSAWIRTPDGQPAAAITLSAIRNRLSPRRAIEVADVLLATARAIEAATPREAS, from the coding sequence ATGCGTATGACAAACGGCCGGTTAAGGGCGCGCGGGCACGAGCCGCTTCAGGGCGGGCAGGCGATCCGCCGCGCGTTGGCCGTGTTGCGGACGCTCGCGGTTGGCGGGGAAAGAGGCGTACCTCTGGCGGAAGTCGTGCAAGCAACCTCGCTCGCTCGCCCTACGGTACATCGCATCGTGCATGTGCTGATCGAAGAGGGGATTGTCGAGCGCAGCGACCGCACAGGCAATTACGTTGTCGGCCGTCAGGTGCCCGAACTGGCGCTGGCGCGTCCCTCGCGTTCGCCACTGCTGATTGCAGCCGAGCCACATCTCGCGGCGGTGTCGGCACAACTCGGCGATACCCTGTTCCTGACGCTGCGTACCGGGCTCGACACCTTGTGCGTGGCCCGCCGCATCGGCAGTTATCCGATCCAGGTGTTGTCGATCGAGGTCGGTGTGCGGCGTCCCCTGGGCGTCAGCAGCGCCGGGGTCGCAATCCTGGCCGCCATGCCTGCACCGGAGGCGCGCAAGATCGTGCTCGCCAACGAAACGCGATTTGGTGCCTATCGGACCGATACGGCCACCGTACTCGGCCAGATCCAGCTCGCGCGCCGCAGGGGCTACAATCTGCGTGACGTCGGGCTCGTGCAGGGGACGAAGTCGCTTTCGGCCTGGATCCGGACGCCGGATGGCCAGCCTGCCGCCGCGATTACGCTCTCTGCCATCCGAAACAGGTTGAGCCCGCGTCGCGCGATCGAGGTGGCGGACGTTCTCCTGGCTACAGCGCGCGCGATAGAAGCGGCGACGCCACGTGAAGCGTCCTAA
- the hpaH gene encoding 2-oxo-hept-4-ene-1,7-dioate hydratase, with protein sequence MLDQQTVERLAQRLDDAERSKSLITAFTREYPDLTIEDAYAIQRAWTKLQLSRGRVVRGHKIGLTSKAMQNAVGISEPDYGVLFADMFYPDASPIPFDRFHAPRIEVELAFVLKTPLKGPDCTLFDVLNATDYVTPALEILETRMHRVDPATKAPRKVMDTISDNAANAALVVGGRPIRPLDFDLRWIGALLFRNGQIEETGIAAGVLNHPANGVAWLADRLAAQGEYLEAGEVVLAGSFTRPVEIIRGDTFHADYGQFGSVSCQFV encoded by the coding sequence ATGCTCGATCAACAAACCGTCGAACGGCTGGCGCAGCGCCTGGATGACGCCGAACGCAGCAAGTCGCTGATTACTGCGTTCACGCGCGAGTATCCTGATCTCACGATCGAGGACGCCTACGCCATCCAGCGCGCCTGGACAAAGCTGCAGCTCTCCCGCGGCCGCGTCGTCAGGGGGCACAAGATCGGCCTGACATCGAAAGCGATGCAGAACGCCGTCGGCATTTCCGAGCCGGACTACGGCGTCCTGTTCGCCGACATGTTCTATCCGGACGCGTCGCCGATCCCGTTCGACCGCTTCCACGCGCCGCGCATCGAGGTCGAACTGGCCTTCGTGCTGAAGACGCCGCTGAAGGGCCCCGATTGCACGCTGTTCGACGTGCTCAACGCCACCGACTATGTCACGCCGGCGCTCGAAATCCTGGAAACCCGGATGCATCGCGTCGATCCCGCGACCAAGGCGCCGCGCAAGGTGATGGACACGATTTCCGACAATGCCGCGAATGCGGCGCTGGTCGTCGGCGGCCGGCCTATTCGGCCGCTCGATTTCGATCTGCGCTGGATCGGCGCGCTGTTGTTTCGCAATGGCCAGATCGAGGAGACCGGGATCGCTGCCGGCGTCCTCAACCATCCCGCCAACGGCGTGGCCTGGCTCGCCGACCGGCTGGCGGCCCAGGGCGAGTATCTCGAAGCCGGCGAAGTGGTGCTGGCCGGATCGTTTACCCGCCCGGTCGAAATCATCAGGGGCGACACGTTTCATGCCGATTACGGCCAGTTCGGATCGGTGTCCTGCCAGTTCGTCTGA
- a CDS encoding histidine kinase dimerization/phosphoacceptor domain -containing protein, whose product MNKATPTLLYIDDDAGLARLVDRGLTRAGFKVVHAAGGEQGLARLAQGGIDVIALDQYMPGLDGLETLEQIMAIAGAPPVVFVTAAQDSAIAVTALKAGAADYLVKDIRGDFIPLLQVAVNGALRQAELQRARDEAEAEVHASRDRYAALAAEREVLLREVNHRVGNSLQIIASLLHLQANSTTQEDVKAALTNAMGRVAAVAQVHRRLYTSHDLKSVLLNQYLEALLEDLRRSAEGNRMSRLTLKAEPIEIDPDRAVAIGIIVNELVMNAVKYAYPDGAGPIHVELKADGDDLVVAIADDGVGLNAKADPRSTGMGQRIVSAMAAKLDASAERDPDHHGTRIVLRFRRIPAAAPKSTNAAAS is encoded by the coding sequence ATGAACAAAGCGACGCCGACACTGCTGTATATCGATGACGACGCTGGCCTCGCCCGGCTGGTCGACCGCGGCCTGACGCGGGCAGGCTTCAAGGTCGTCCACGCGGCGGGCGGCGAGCAAGGGCTGGCGCGGCTGGCGCAAGGCGGCATCGATGTGATTGCGCTCGACCAGTACATGCCGGGTCTCGACGGCCTCGAAACGCTGGAACAGATCATGGCGATAGCGGGCGCCCCGCCCGTGGTGTTCGTCACGGCCGCCCAGGATTCGGCGATCGCCGTCACGGCGCTGAAGGCCGGCGCCGCCGACTATCTGGTCAAGGATATCAGGGGCGATTTCATTCCGCTGCTCCAGGTCGCCGTCAACGGCGCCCTGCGGCAGGCCGAGCTTCAGCGCGCCCGCGACGAGGCCGAAGCCGAGGTCCACGCCTCGCGCGACCGCTATGCGGCGCTTGCCGCCGAACGCGAGGTGCTGCTGCGCGAAGTCAACCACCGCGTCGGCAACTCCCTGCAGATCATCGCCTCGCTGCTGCATTTGCAGGCCAATTCGACGACCCAGGAGGACGTCAAGGCGGCGCTGACCAATGCGATGGGCCGCGTCGCCGCGGTCGCCCAGGTGCATCGACGTCTCTACACCTCGCACGACCTCAAGAGCGTGCTGCTGAACCAGTATCTCGAAGCCCTGCTGGAAGACCTCCGGCGTTCGGCCGAGGGCAACAGGATGTCGCGGCTGACGCTCAAGGCCGAACCGATCGAGATCGACCCGGACCGCGCGGTGGCGATCGGCATCATCGTCAACGAGCTGGTGATGAACGCCGTCAAATACGCCTATCCCGACGGCGCCGGTCCCATTCACGTCGAGCTGAAGGCCGATGGCGACGATCTCGTGGTCGCGATTGCGGACGATGGCGTCGGCCTCAACGCCAAGGCCGACCCCCGCTCCACCGGCATGGGACAACGCATCGTGAGCGCGATGGCCGCCAAGCTGGACGCCAGTGCCGAGCGCGATCCGGACCATCACGGCACCAGGATCGTGCTGCGCTTCCGCCGCATCCCGGCGGCGGCGCCGAAATCGACCAACGCCGCGGCGAGCTAA
- a CDS encoding fumarylacetoacetate hydrolase family protein, translating to MRLVSYLVEGEPRYGAAVDSGVVDLTKRIGPDFSDVKALIAANALDDAREAAAGQKPDYALENITLLPPIPNPEKLWCIGVNYKDRNAEYKDNSDLPKYPSLFVRNPSSVVGSGQPIEKPKISEQLDYEGELVIVIGKEGRHIPRERAWEHIFGMTLCNEGSVRDWLHHGKFNVTQGKNFDRSGSIGPWIVTSDECDPRGPHDIVTRVNGETRQSDSTERLMFPFDFLIAYLSTFATLKPGDMIATGTPTGAGARFTPPRWLKVGDVVEVESKGIGILRNTVAEEQ from the coding sequence ATGCGACTGGTGAGCTATCTGGTGGAAGGTGAGCCGCGCTACGGCGCGGCAGTCGACAGCGGCGTCGTCGATCTGACGAAGCGGATCGGCCCCGACTTTTCCGATGTGAAGGCGCTGATCGCGGCCAACGCGCTTGACGATGCCCGCGAGGCGGCGGCCGGACAGAAGCCGGATTACGCACTCGAAAACATCACGCTGCTGCCGCCGATCCCCAACCCGGAAAAGCTCTGGTGCATCGGCGTCAACTACAAAGACCGCAACGCCGAGTACAAGGACAATTCGGACCTGCCGAAATATCCGAGCCTGTTCGTCCGCAACCCCTCCTCGGTGGTCGGCTCCGGTCAGCCGATCGAGAAACCGAAGATCTCCGAACAGCTCGATTACGAGGGCGAGCTTGTGATCGTGATCGGCAAGGAAGGCCGGCACATTCCGCGAGAGCGCGCCTGGGAGCACATCTTCGGCATGACGCTGTGCAACGAAGGCAGCGTCCGTGACTGGTTGCACCACGGCAAGTTCAACGTCACCCAGGGCAAGAATTTCGATCGCTCGGGCAGCATCGGGCCGTGGATCGTCACGTCGGACGAATGCGATCCGCGCGGGCCGCACGACATCGTCACCCGCGTCAATGGCGAGACGCGCCAGAGCGATTCCACCGAGCGGCTGATGTTCCCGTTCGATTTCCTGATCGCTTACCTCTCCACGTTTGCCACCCTGAAACCCGGCGATATGATCGCGACCGGCACTCCGACCGGAGCCGGCGCCCGGTTCACGCCGCCGCGCTGGCTCAAGGTCGGCGACGTCGTGGAGGTGGAATCCAAAGGCATTGGCATCCTTCGCAACACCGTGGCGGAGGAGCAGTAG
- the aat gene encoding leucyl/phenylalanyl-tRNA--protein transferase, translated as MTSRESAVSEITPEVLLRAYACGIFPMAESAGDPTLFWVEPEMRGLIPLDGFRIASRLARTVRSDVFTVTVDTAFKAVIAGCAAPQPGRDDTWINKRIRDLYVGLYELGHCHSVEVWQDGDLVGGLYGVSLGRAFFGESMFHRTRDASKVALVHLVARLIAGGFELLDTQYVTEHLRSFGAVEISRRRYRALLDKAITGEPADFMRLQASISGEEALAIIAQR; from the coding sequence ATGACCTCGCGCGAGTCAGCCGTTTCCGAAATCACGCCCGAAGTGCTGCTGCGGGCCTATGCCTGCGGCATCTTTCCGATGGCCGAGAGCGCCGGTGACCCGACGCTGTTCTGGGTCGAGCCGGAAATGCGCGGCCTGATTCCGTTGGATGGCTTCCGCATCGCCTCGCGGCTGGCCCGCACGGTGCGCTCGGACGTCTTCACCGTTACCGTCGATACCGCCTTCAAGGCGGTCATCGCGGGCTGCGCGGCGCCGCAGCCGGGCCGCGACGACACCTGGATCAACAAGCGTATCCGCGACCTCTATGTCGGGCTCTACGAGCTCGGGCACTGCCACAGCGTCGAGGTCTGGCAGGACGGCGACCTCGTCGGCGGCCTCTACGGTGTCAGCCTGGGACGCGCTTTCTTCGGCGAAAGCATGTTTCACCGTACCCGCGATGCGTCGAAAGTGGCGCTGGTGCATCTGGTGGCGCGGCTGATCGCGGGCGGGTTCGAACTGCTCGACACGCAATATGTCACCGAACATCTGCGCAGCTTCGGCGCGGTCGAAATTTCGCGGCGCCGCTATCGCGCCCTGCTCGACAAGGCGATCACAGGCGAGCCTGCGGATTTCATGCGATTACAAGCCAGCATCAGCGGCGAGGAAGCGCTCGCGATCATCGCACAGCGCTAG
- a CDS encoding tripartite tricarboxylate transporter substrate binding protein produces MKFFAIAGVALSVLSAAALSTPADAQQWPARQVRLIVPYPAGGNVDSAARVIADRLQAKLGQPFIVENKAGAGGLIAGEAFAKMAPDGYALFVGANGPVLFAPEIAKRDAYNWKRDFVPITSITMTPLVLEVHPSVAAKDLKEFIELARRDPGKLTMASPGQGTTNHLLSELMQSTLGLEWLTVHYRGNAPALNDLIGGQVQFALDQISVGLPSIKSGMLRALAVTGTHRASWLPDVPTFTELGYKEFDGQTFTGLFAPARTPAEIVTRLNETLAEILKDPAIVEKFNALGAEAVSMTPAEFTSYLEREDAKWIPVVRKANIKAD; encoded by the coding sequence ATGAAATTTTTCGCGATCGCAGGCGTCGCTCTATCGGTACTGTCAGCGGCAGCGTTGAGCACGCCGGCCGACGCCCAGCAATGGCCGGCGCGGCAGGTCCGCCTGATCGTCCCTTATCCGGCAGGCGGCAATGTCGACAGCGCGGCGCGCGTCATTGCCGACAGGCTCCAGGCGAAGCTGGGCCAGCCTTTCATCGTCGAAAACAAGGCCGGCGCCGGCGGCCTGATCGCCGGCGAGGCGTTCGCGAAAATGGCGCCCGACGGCTACGCGTTGTTCGTGGGCGCCAACGGCCCGGTGCTGTTCGCGCCTGAGATCGCCAAGCGCGACGCCTATAACTGGAAGCGGGATTTCGTCCCCATCACCTCGATCACGATGACGCCGCTGGTGCTCGAAGTGCATCCGTCGGTGGCGGCCAAGGATCTCAAGGAGTTCATCGAACTTGCCCGCCGCGATCCCGGCAAGCTGACGATGGCTTCGCCCGGCCAGGGCACCACCAACCATCTGCTCAGCGAGCTGATGCAGTCGACGCTCGGCCTGGAATGGTTGACGGTGCACTACCGCGGCAACGCCCCTGCTCTCAACGACCTGATCGGCGGACAGGTGCAATTCGCGCTCGACCAGATCTCCGTCGGACTGCCGTCCATCAAGAGCGGCATGCTGCGCGCCCTCGCTGTCACCGGCACCCACCGCGCCTCCTGGCTTCCTGATGTCCCGACGTTCACCGAACTTGGCTACAAGGAATTTGACGGCCAGACCTTCACCGGCCTGTTCGCGCCCGCGCGCACGCCGGCCGAGATCGTGACCAGGCTGAACGAGACCCTCGCGGAGATCCTGAAAGATCCCGCCATCGTCGAGAAGTTCAACGCGCTCGGCGCCGAGGCGGTATCGATGACGCCGGCGGAGTTCACGAGCTATCTCGAGCGCGAGGACGCCAAGTGGATTCCGGTGGTCCGCAAGGCGAACATCAAGGCGGACTGA
- a CDS encoding flavin reductase family protein, translating into MQIDPGDLGAERIYRLMTGIVVPRPIAWVTSLSRKGVLNLAPFSAFTFVSQKPPMLAISVGRKGPDYKDTAHNILDTEEYVIHIADTPLMAAVHDSSVEHPPEVSEVEELNLETSPSERIKVPRLAAAPVAMECVFRQCLEFGEARSRLIVGEVVMFHIRDGLVDNGKVETEALDPIARIGGPRYARLGEIVTLRGVFQTPKSTD; encoded by the coding sequence ATGCAGATTGATCCCGGCGATCTCGGCGCGGAACGGATTTACCGGCTGATGACCGGCATCGTGGTGCCGCGTCCGATCGCCTGGGTGACGAGCCTGTCGCGCAAGGGTGTGCTCAACCTCGCCCCGTTCAGCGCCTTCACCTTCGTCTCGCAGAAGCCGCCGATGCTGGCCATCAGCGTCGGCCGCAAGGGCCCCGACTACAAGGATACGGCGCACAACATCCTCGACACCGAGGAGTACGTCATCCACATCGCCGACACGCCGCTGATGGCTGCGGTACATGACAGTTCGGTCGAGCATCCGCCCGAAGTCAGCGAGGTCGAAGAGCTCAACCTGGAAACGAGTCCCAGCGAGCGCATCAAGGTGCCCCGGCTTGCCGCCGCGCCGGTCGCGATGGAATGCGTGTTTCGGCAATGTCTCGAATTCGGCGAGGCGCGCAGCCGGCTCATCGTCGGTGAGGTCGTGATGTTCCACATCCGCGACGGTCTCGTGGACAACGGCAAGGTCGAGACCGAAGCGCTCGACCCGATCGCCCGCATCGGTGGGCCCCGCTACGCCCGCCTCGGCGAGATCGTGACGCTGCGCGGCGTCTTCCAAACCCCGAAATCGACCGATTAG